One window from the genome of Bufo gargarizans isolate SCDJY-AF-19 unplaced genomic scaffold, ASM1485885v1 fragScaff_scaffold_343_pilon, whole genome shotgun sequence encodes:
- the LOC122922419 gene encoding terminal nucleotidyltransferase 5C-like, producing the protein MTEELDCRFSNLTQDQITILNQVLTEVVPIHGRGNFPTMEVKPKDIICVVKEQLIKKKIAIRDIRLNGSTASHILMRQNGTSCKDLDIIFGVELPDDQAFQTVKEIVLDSLLDFLPKCVNKEKITALTMNEAYVQKMVKVSTDHDRWSLISLSNNSGKNVELKFVNSLRRQFEFSVDSFQITLDSILHIYTDEDCELTPDTYPTVVAESMYGDFHEAMEHLRCKRIATRNPEEIRGGGLLKYSNLLVRDYKPTSETEIKSLERYMCSRFFIDFPDVTEQQRKIESYLRNHFIGEEKSKYDYLMTLRTVVNESTVCLMGHERRQTLNMITILALKVLGEQNIIPNTANVTCYYQPAPYMSDRNFNNYYIPQGQSAIFYPPYQFHIHLQSGLV; encoded by the coding sequence ATGACTGAAGAGTTGGACTGTAGATTCAGCAATCTGACCCAGGATCAAATCACCATCCTCAATCAGGTTCTGACTGAGGTCGTCCCCATCCACGGCAGAGGGAACTTCCCAACCATGGAGGTGAAACCCAAGGATATCATCTGTGTGGTGAAGGAGCAGCTAATAAAGAAGAAAATCGCAATACGAGACATTCGCCTCAACGGCTCCACAGCCAGTCACATCCTCATGCGCCAGAACGGGACCAGCTGCAAGGACTTGGACATCATTTTTGGGGTGGAGCTTCCAGATGATCAGGCCTTCCAGACTGTAAAGGAGATTGTCTTAGATTCTCTCTTAGACTTTCTTCCCAAATGCGTCAACAAGGAGAAGATCACTGCCCTCACCATGAATGAGGCGTACGTCCAGAAGATGGTGAAGGTGTCCACTGACCACGACCGCTGGAGCTTAATTTCACTATCCAACAACAGCGGGAAGAACGTAGAGCTGAAGTTTGTTAACTCTCTCCGCAGGCAGTTTGAGTTCAGTGTGGACTCCTTCCAGATCACCCTGGACTCCATCCTCCACATTTACACCGATGAGGACTGTGAACTGACCCCAGATACCTACCCCACTGTGGTGGCCGAGAGCATGTACGGAGATTTCCATGAAGCAATGGAACATCTCCGGTGCAAACGTATCGCCACAAGAAACCCCGAAGAGATCCGAGGGGGTGGCCTTCTAAAGTACAGCAACCTCTTGGTTCGGGATTACAAGCCAACCAGTGAGACTGAAATCAAGTCCCTGGAGCGCTACATGTGTTCACGGTTCTTCATAGACTTTCCTGATGTGACCGAACAGCAGAGGAAAATAGAGTCCTATCTGCGCAACCACTTCATCGGAGAAGAGAAGAGCAAGTACGACTACCTGATGACCCTGCGCACGGTGGTCAATGAGAGCACAGTGTGTCTGATGGGTCACGAGCGCAGGCAGACTCTTAATATGATCACCATCTTGGCTCTGAAAGTGCTTGGAGAACAGAACATCATCCCGAACACGGCAAACGTGACCTGTTATTACCAGCCCGCCCCCTACATGAGCGACAGGAACTTCAACAACTATTACATACCTCAGGGCCAGTCGGCCATCTTCTACCCCCCCTACCAGTTTCACATACACCTGCAGAGCGGGCTGGTGTAG